In Microvenator marinus, one genomic interval encodes:
- a CDS encoding Flp family type IVb pilin produces MTNPTTKNIIAQTIATFHADEDGATATEYIILLILIACFVIGIVKVFGNTVSEKFGDAEAAISTRVTF; encoded by the coding sequence ATGACGAACCCAACCACCAAGAACATCATCGCCCAGACCATCGCAACTTTCCACGCAGACGAAGACGGCGCAACGGCAACAGAGTACATCATCCTGCTTATCCTCATCGCCTGTTTCGTCATCGGAATCGTTAAGGTCTTTGGAAACACAGTATCCGAAAAATTTGGTGATGCTGAAGCAGCAATTTCAACCAGAGTCACCTTCTAG
- the rsmI gene encoding 16S rRNA (cytidine(1402)-2'-O)-methyltransferase → MLTVCPTPIGNLGDVTSRQVAALRAAHTIACEDTRVTGKLLQLIGIQRENGRPRLVSNHDHNESARVEELIALMESGESVVLVSDAGTPGVADPGFRLISAAQDRGIRVDVLPGACAAIVGLVASGFPSDRFEFRGFLSPKSQARRAELESWQGGTLVLYESPQRLKSLLEDVSDVCGDSMVFVGRELTKLHEEHLRGNSAEVLAKVAAKTIKGECVVVLHAPYKEQDDALGRKLVAELVSAGLAPQAIKTIVSQTLGVQKSLVYSWIEDQK, encoded by the coding sequence ATGCTCACAGTCTGTCCGACCCCGATAGGCAACCTGGGCGACGTCACGTCGCGCCAGGTTGCTGCGCTTCGCGCTGCGCACACCATTGCTTGCGAGGATACCCGTGTTACGGGGAAGCTCTTGCAGCTAATCGGAATCCAGCGAGAGAATGGTCGACCCCGCCTCGTGAGCAATCATGACCACAATGAGAGTGCGAGAGTTGAAGAACTCATCGCATTGATGGAGAGCGGGGAAAGTGTGGTCTTGGTGAGTGATGCAGGTACACCCGGAGTTGCTGACCCCGGGTTTCGCTTGATTTCCGCAGCGCAAGACCGTGGAATTCGTGTGGACGTGTTACCTGGCGCGTGTGCGGCAATTGTTGGCCTTGTAGCTTCCGGGTTTCCGAGTGACCGATTTGAGTTTCGTGGTTTTCTATCGCCAAAATCACAGGCGCGACGAGCGGAATTGGAATCGTGGCAAGGTGGAACCTTAGTTCTCTATGAGTCTCCACAACGACTCAAGAGCCTTCTGGAGGATGTTTCCGACGTTTGTGGGGACTCTATGGTGTTTGTGGGGCGCGAGCTCACAAAGCTACATGAGGAGCATCTACGGGGCAATTCTGCCGAGGTCTTGGCCAAAGTGGCCGCAAAGACGATCAAGGGTGAGTGCGTTGTGGTTCTGCATGCGCCTTACAAGGAACAGGACGATGCTTTGGGACGAAAGCTCGTGGCAGAGTTGGTCAGCGCCGGACTGGCCCCGCAGGCTATCAAGACGATTGTCTCCCAGACACTAGGTGTTCAGAAGTCGCTGGTATATTCCTGGATAGAAGACCAGAAATAG
- a CDS encoding serine/threonine protein kinase, whose translation MSSRARSGTIIEGKFRLERELGAGGMGAVWLATQVTVDRKVAVKLLHPAFLDQEELQKRFEVEAKAIAKLNHPNCITLFDFGFSEDLQAFYTVIEFIDGVSLDKKLGSPMSPAEAITIIKSVALALDHAHHKGILHRDLKPENIMVAKNEQGGETIKVLDFGIARMMKGDDFEESQRITKAGEVFGTPAYMSPEQARSVRQVTPAADLYSLGVMFYELLEGRLPFFSNSAFDLLMMHVTKPVPPMSRLDVPEELKAAVMKLLDKEPQNRFQTGRELAEHLDQIMNGMTPAAEVAPLAPAASSGEFTRTPTPQPTIATPPGATVQLPSDLETNELRPGQFTTNVDVGGKKGVVLGALLFAGFVLVSLIVYFAIDLSDDAGASETEPVAEAPVEPNTNLEAPQEPPVDPEEAPVVEKGAPLQDDAPVDPQPDEVAAVEKPVEEPIEKPVEKPVEKKTVKKVTKRKTTKTKVSDTTEKKPTTKTTKDSQASPFQNLKPEDSKFKSFSPGE comes from the coding sequence ATGAGCTCTAGAGCCCGATCCGGGACCATCATCGAGGGGAAGTTTAGGCTCGAGCGGGAACTCGGTGCTGGCGGTATGGGTGCGGTTTGGCTGGCCACACAGGTCACAGTGGACCGAAAAGTCGCGGTCAAACTGCTGCATCCAGCGTTTTTGGATCAAGAGGAATTGCAGAAGCGATTTGAGGTGGAAGCCAAGGCTATCGCCAAGCTCAATCATCCCAATTGCATCACGCTCTTTGACTTCGGATTTTCAGAAGATTTGCAGGCATTCTACACGGTGATCGAGTTCATCGACGGCGTGTCGCTCGACAAAAAGCTCGGCTCCCCGATGTCGCCAGCCGAGGCCATCACCATCATCAAGTCGGTCGCACTCGCCCTCGACCATGCGCACCACAAAGGCATTCTTCACAGAGATTTGAAGCCTGAAAACATCATGGTCGCGAAGAACGAGCAAGGTGGCGAGACCATTAAGGTGCTGGATTTCGGTATCGCTCGGATGATGAAGGGCGACGACTTTGAGGAATCTCAACGCATTACCAAAGCTGGCGAGGTCTTCGGAACCCCTGCGTATATGAGCCCCGAGCAGGCTCGCTCTGTGAGGCAAGTCACGCCAGCAGCGGACCTCTATTCGTTGGGTGTGATGTTCTACGAGCTCTTAGAAGGACGGCTGCCGTTCTTCTCGAACTCTGCCTTTGACCTGCTCATGATGCACGTGACCAAGCCCGTGCCGCCGATGAGCAGGCTTGACGTGCCTGAGGAGCTCAAGGCAGCGGTGATGAAGCTTCTGGACAAAGAGCCTCAGAACCGCTTCCAAACTGGGCGCGAACTCGCTGAACACCTAGACCAAATCATGAACGGGATGACTCCTGCAGCCGAGGTTGCACCGCTTGCGCCTGCCGCGAGCTCCGGTGAGTTCACGCGCACCCCCACGCCACAGCCTACGATTGCCACGCCGCCCGGTGCTACGGTTCAGTTGCCTTCAGACCTGGAGACCAATGAACTTCGGCCAGGCCAGTTCACCACAAATGTGGACGTTGGGGGAAAAAAGGGTGTCGTACTCGGTGCGCTACTCTTTGCGGGCTTCGTACTTGTCTCCCTAATCGTGTATTTCGCGATAGACCTCAGCGATGACGCTGGTGCTTCAGAGACGGAGCCCGTCGCCGAAGCCCCAGTCGAGCCAAACACCAACCTCGAAGCGCCCCAAGAGCCTCCGGTTGACCCGGAAGAAGCGCCAGTTGTTGAGAAGGGCGCGCCTCTTCAAGATGATGCTCCCGTCGACCCACAACCCGACGAAGTCGCTGCTGTTGAAAAACCCGTAGAGGAGCCGATTGAGAAGCCGGTGGAGAAACCCGTTGAGAAAAAGACGGTTAAGAAGGTCACGAAGCGCAAAACCACGAAAACCAAGGTTTCAGATACAACCGAAAAGAAGCCAACAACCAAGACCACCAAAGACTCTCAGGCCTCGCCCTTCCAGAATCTCAAGCCCGAAGATTCAAAGTTCAAATCGTTTTCACCCGGCGAGTGA
- the mgtE gene encoding magnesium transporter: MEREAQKVLVSSIRRLIRAEQIPQLKRVVAKTHSADLAACFGALTIGQQLTVLRHVPTDAARGDILSELEPSILSNLIEEVPDTELSAILSEMPNDDTNYVLQVLDDDRSALLLEAMSDEHQSEATSILAYESDSAGALMVTDFLAFHQEVTAGEAVRVIQEGADDAEIVFYIYVTNEIGQLVGVTSLREVVQQPTKKALKEFMIPDVIRVNVDTDQEDVAKLVAKYNLLALPVVEGANELVGVVTVDDIIDVIRHEANEDMLRMAGAGHEQDISVYRNPWENARTRLPWLASGLLTGVVGMLVIHMWSHLLDRLILLAAFLPLLFALSRNVGLQSATIVTRAIAMGQIEFGRLGRVVLREFVVGLICGGVYGLVAGLVAASYSFYTTSSVELASVFALSVSGGVVSAMLVSTLAGTVLPLLFERWKLDPATVGGPFFASSMDVISAAIYLGMASAILG; encoded by the coding sequence ATGGAACGAGAAGCACAGAAGGTTCTCGTATCTTCGATCCGTAGACTGATCAGGGCGGAACAGATCCCTCAATTGAAACGGGTTGTAGCCAAGACACACTCTGCAGATCTTGCTGCATGTTTCGGTGCCCTGACCATTGGCCAACAGCTGACGGTCCTTAGACATGTGCCTACCGACGCCGCAAGAGGGGACATCTTAAGTGAGCTCGAGCCGTCGATTCTTAGCAATCTTATTGAGGAGGTGCCGGACACGGAGCTGAGTGCGATCTTGAGCGAGATGCCCAACGACGACACAAACTACGTGCTCCAGGTGCTCGACGACGACCGCAGCGCTCTACTTCTCGAAGCCATGTCGGACGAGCACCAATCTGAGGCCACCTCCATACTCGCCTACGAGAGCGATTCGGCGGGCGCCCTCATGGTCACAGACTTCTTGGCCTTTCATCAGGAAGTGACGGCGGGTGAAGCCGTTCGTGTGATCCAGGAGGGGGCTGACGACGCCGAGATCGTTTTCTATATCTATGTGACCAACGAAATTGGTCAGTTGGTGGGTGTGACGAGCTTGCGGGAGGTAGTTCAACAACCCACCAAAAAGGCGCTCAAAGAGTTCATGATCCCGGACGTCATCCGAGTGAACGTGGATACGGACCAAGAGGACGTGGCGAAGTTGGTCGCGAAGTACAACCTCCTCGCTTTACCCGTGGTTGAAGGGGCGAACGAATTGGTAGGTGTAGTCACGGTGGATGACATCATTGACGTCATTCGCCACGAGGCCAATGAAGATATGCTTCGAATGGCGGGGGCGGGGCACGAGCAAGATATCAGTGTCTACCGAAATCCTTGGGAAAACGCTCGTACCCGTCTTCCCTGGCTGGCGTCCGGACTCTTGACCGGCGTAGTCGGCATGCTCGTGATCCACATGTGGTCGCACCTCCTTGACCGTCTAATTCTCTTGGCGGCTTTCTTGCCGCTTCTTTTTGCGCTTTCTCGCAACGTTGGCCTGCAATCGGCGACCATTGTGACCCGTGCCATTGCGATGGGGCAAATTGAGTTCGGCCGCCTGGGAAGGGTGGTTCTTAGGGAGTTTGTCGTAGGGTTGATTTGTGGCGGAGTTTACGGCCTTGTCGCCGGCTTGGTAGCGGCATCCTATAGCTTCTACACCACATCGAGCGTCGAATTGGCGAGCGTCTTTGCGTTGAGTGTGAGCGGCGGGGTAGTAAGCGCGATGTTGGTATCAACGCTCGCTGGAACTGTGCTTCCCCTTCTCTTTGAAAGATGGAAATTGGACCCCGCCACGGTTGGGGGGCCCTTTTTTGCTTCTTCGATGGATGTGATTAGCGCGGCGATCTACCTGGGAATGGCCTCAGCGATACTCGGCTAG
- a CDS encoding helix-turn-helix domain-containing protein: protein MKSPGTQLREARKSRGLSIAEAASLTRIPKTLLENLEADSVDEFQADVFLFGHIRNYAREVGLDGDALVRQFERRNASSASSSSLPKLPAEPTRTPAKRSKRPVSRPQVKPTHMFAIVLVLAGLGIFASLLSSGRATAKDPAQFPEAQESEWELEQDAQDTRWLLEQPEGE from the coding sequence ATGAAATCGCCTGGAACACAGCTCAGAGAAGCCCGAAAAAGTCGGGGACTGTCCATAGCTGAGGCGGCGTCTCTGACGCGCATACCCAAGACATTGCTGGAAAATCTCGAGGCGGACAGCGTTGACGAGTTTCAGGCTGATGTTTTTCTATTCGGCCATATCCGAAACTACGCACGCGAGGTTGGGTTGGACGGAGACGCGTTGGTCCGCCAATTCGAAAGACGAAATGCATCTTCAGCTTCGTCGAGCAGTCTCCCAAAACTACCCGCAGAACCTACTCGAACTCCGGCAAAGCGCTCCAAGCGCCCTGTGAGTCGGCCACAAGTTAAGCCAACCCACATGTTTGCAATCGTGTTGGTATTGGCTGGTCTTGGGATATTTGCATCCCTGCTTTCTAGCGGTAGAGCCACGGCGAAGGACCCAGCGCAGTTCCCTGAAGCGCAAGAGTCTGAGTGGGAGCTTGAGCAAGACGCTCAGGACACCCGTTGGTTGCTTGAGCAGCCTGAAGGCGAGTAA
- the mutY gene encoding A/G-specific adenine glycosylase codes for MDELAIPEDWLTDLRGSLLAWFDEHHRKLPFRGIDDPYGIWVSEIMLQQTQVQTVIDYWTRWMERFPDLEALALADEEEVLRLWAGLGYYRRARLLHKAAKIMAEEGVPQTHAGWKALPGVGDYTAGAVTSIAFGVVEPALDGNVQRVLARLLEDSREIGSSAMVREQRAIAHSLVDPGRPGDFNQAMMELGARVCTPKKPVCEECPLQTWCLAYANQTQNSLPTPKRRKAPRTETQDVHVIFNRDSQVLMRRGDDSLLKGLWEFCGSSEGDLVVVGEVQHVFSHIRMTYRVFCSLSNQSDGGEWIAPEEVEGLGISKAVAKIWRLVLSDMRVRSMINLPTP; via the coding sequence ATGGATGAACTCGCCATTCCCGAAGATTGGCTGACCGACCTCCGAGGCTCGCTCCTCGCCTGGTTCGATGAGCACCATCGAAAACTTCCATTCCGGGGAATCGATGATCCTTATGGGATCTGGGTCTCCGAGATCATGCTTCAACAGACGCAAGTCCAAACGGTAATCGACTATTGGACACGGTGGATGGAGCGATTCCCCGACCTCGAAGCCCTCGCTCTGGCTGATGAAGAAGAGGTTTTGAGACTATGGGCTGGCCTTGGTTACTATCGACGTGCAAGGCTTCTGCACAAGGCCGCCAAGATCATGGCAGAAGAGGGGGTTCCTCAAACTCATGCAGGGTGGAAGGCGCTTCCAGGAGTCGGTGACTACACGGCTGGGGCAGTGACATCCATCGCATTTGGGGTGGTAGAACCGGCTCTCGACGGAAATGTGCAGCGTGTTCTCGCGCGTCTTCTTGAAGATTCTCGAGAGATCGGGTCTTCGGCAATGGTTAGGGAACAACGGGCCATCGCTCATTCATTGGTAGACCCTGGGCGACCGGGCGATTTTAATCAGGCGATGATGGAGCTAGGGGCTCGCGTCTGTACGCCAAAAAAACCCGTTTGCGAGGAATGCCCTCTCCAGACTTGGTGCCTCGCCTACGCAAACCAAACGCAAAACAGCCTTCCGACACCCAAACGAAGAAAGGCCCCTCGCACAGAAACCCAAGACGTTCACGTCATCTTCAATCGCGATTCTCAAGTACTCATGCGGCGTGGGGATGATTCCCTTCTGAAGGGCCTTTGGGAGTTTTGTGGCTCGAGCGAAGGCGACCTTGTCGTAGTCGGTGAGGTTCAACATGTTTTTTCCCATATCCGAATGACCTACCGTGTGTTTTGTAGTCTGAGCAACCAAAGTGATGGCGGAGAATGGATCGCCCCTGAAGAGGTCGAAGGGCTCGGCATATCCAAGGCTGTGGCGAAAATCTGGCGCCTTGTTTTAAGTGACATGCGGGTCAGAAGCATGATAAATCTCCCCACACCATGA
- a CDS encoding protoporphyrinogen/coproporphyrinogen oxidase, with protein MRVKYLIVGAGMTGLAFANFIRSDDYLILDGSDEIGGWCKTIKQDGYVWDFSGHFFHFRRPDIEKYLVDRMPAGEVDTVVKSSKIYFSGTHIDFPFQKNIHQLPRQDFIECLHDLVFREDGANKTFKEMLVSKFGHAIANKFLIPYNTKLYACDLDTLDADAMGRFFPHADLKDIVANMKAEDNQSYNATFTYPKGGAIMYVDALASEVDPQKIALNERVEQVDLIEKTAVTSAGRTIEFEYLISSAPFDDFVQMTSPKLPVNSECLTKNQVLVFNLGFDRKGPEGVHWIYYPDDDLRFYRVGFYDNIVNSDRMSLYVEIGMPSGSKPDVKGELERVLVDLGRAGVVEDHQLVSWHTVTMNPAYVHINRDSREAVIKARQLLQSRGVYTIGRYGGWTYCSIEDNIIEAQNLANELNLFEP; from the coding sequence ATGCGCGTAAAGTACCTCATCGTTGGCGCAGGCATGACAGGCCTCGCTTTCGCGAATTTCATTCGTTCTGATGACTACCTAATTTTGGACGGGTCCGACGAAATCGGGGGTTGGTGCAAAACCATCAAACAAGACGGGTACGTCTGGGACTTCTCTGGCCATTTCTTCCATTTTCGAAGGCCTGATATCGAGAAGTACCTGGTGGATCGCATGCCCGCTGGGGAAGTTGATACGGTGGTAAAATCCTCCAAAATCTACTTCTCGGGAACCCATATCGACTTCCCTTTCCAGAAGAACATCCACCAACTCCCACGCCAAGATTTCATCGAGTGCTTGCACGACTTGGTCTTCCGTGAAGACGGTGCAAACAAGACGTTCAAGGAGATGCTTGTCTCGAAGTTTGGACACGCGATCGCCAACAAGTTCCTCATCCCCTACAACACTAAACTCTATGCGTGCGATCTAGACACGCTGGATGCCGACGCGATGGGGCGGTTTTTCCCCCACGCAGACCTCAAAGATATCGTGGCCAATATGAAGGCCGAGGATAACCAGTCATATAACGCCACGTTCACTTATCCCAAGGGCGGCGCCATCATGTATGTGGATGCCCTGGCTAGCGAAGTGGACCCTCAAAAGATCGCGCTTAACGAGCGAGTGGAACAGGTCGATCTCATCGAAAAAACGGCGGTCACATCTGCTGGCCGAACTATCGAGTTCGAATACTTGATTTCATCAGCGCCCTTCGATGATTTCGTTCAAATGACCTCTCCTAAACTTCCGGTGAACTCTGAGTGTCTCACCAAGAATCAAGTGTTGGTCTTCAACCTTGGCTTCGACCGCAAAGGCCCCGAAGGAGTGCACTGGATCTACTATCCCGACGATGACCTGCGATTTTACCGAGTGGGCTTCTACGACAATATTGTCAATTCCGACCGCATGAGCTTGTACGTTGAGATCGGAATGCCGTCGGGCAGCAAGCCGGATGTCAAAGGCGAACTAGAACGCGTGCTCGTTGACCTTGGGCGTGCCGGCGTTGTTGAGGACCATCAGCTCGTCTCATGGCACACGGTGACCATGAATCCCGCCTACGTGCATATCAATCGCGATTCGCGCGAGGCCGTCATCAAAGCACGGCAACTCCTTCAGTCTAGAGGCGTCTACACCATAGGGCGCTATGGCGGTTGGACGTACTGCTCCATCGAAGACAACATCATCGAAGCGCAAAATTTGGCTAATGAGCTGAACCTCTTCGAGCCTTGA
- a CDS encoding HD domain-containing phosphohydrolase has translation MTAQKSPLLMLTVVSGPDAGRSLSFRKARVAIGRDAANDFMLTDGFVSNRHAEFVVEGDQVVFQDLKSRHGSLVIRNGVSTKLQNRESVSRLAVKDGAEFQIGSSILKLELPEGIKAPSAIQAQTLREPSFVVKDGPPNSNEQFITAAHEPIHALTRRFDSHDKRFELLFKLSEQLNSLTRLEDILDMIVDATFDAFPGANFFGMTLLQADGGEIPPPFLTRVRANLNTDSEPVLSSSIVRRVVESKESVLWVRDNLGSQVSQSILDAKITACLCAPLVGQRKLLGVMQVDTRGRGTLFSKQDLDLFTILASNAAFAVERAELTNHIVKMFESFVDASVTAIEARDQTTAGHSHRVSEYTMELARTVHAKKDGPFADIEFSPEQFTELRYGTLLHDFGKIAVPEDVLQKPTRLRDVEMEAIRHRLSTVRAQSERALWQALAEGMADGRMQPEPSSLDDVRGRSEEVATELKDIWTFLQDLNTKGFVPDEDLERLGSIGARSYVNEDGETRPLLTAHEIENLSIRKGTLNETEWVQIKNHAVQSQRILERIPWSDDLAMVPYLGGAHHEKLDGSGYPLGLKGESLNIQCRMLTIADIFDALTAADRPYRKAASVDRAIHILRLEAKDGKLDSDLVELFASEVVPKITNMIPLQYEGDPTLR, from the coding sequence ATGACAGCTCAAAAATCGCCATTATTAATGCTGACCGTTGTGTCGGGGCCGGACGCTGGAAGATCGCTTTCATTCCGTAAGGCGCGGGTTGCGATTGGCCGTGATGCTGCCAACGATTTTATGCTCACAGATGGCTTTGTATCGAACCGTCATGCCGAGTTTGTGGTCGAGGGCGACCAGGTCGTTTTCCAAGATTTGAAAAGCCGGCATGGAAGTCTCGTGATCCGTAACGGGGTCTCAACCAAACTTCAAAATCGCGAGAGTGTTAGCCGACTTGCGGTTAAAGACGGGGCCGAGTTTCAGATTGGCTCGTCGATTCTCAAATTGGAGCTGCCCGAAGGAATCAAAGCTCCATCTGCCATTCAAGCACAGACACTTCGTGAGCCGAGCTTTGTGGTCAAAGACGGCCCGCCAAATTCAAATGAACAGTTTATTACGGCAGCGCATGAGCCTATTCATGCACTGACACGCCGCTTTGATAGCCACGATAAGCGCTTCGAGTTGCTTTTCAAGCTCAGCGAGCAACTGAATTCTCTGACGCGACTCGAGGATATTCTCGATATGATCGTGGATGCCACCTTTGATGCATTTCCAGGTGCCAATTTCTTTGGGATGACTTTGCTTCAGGCCGATGGAGGAGAGATCCCTCCACCGTTTTTGACTCGAGTTCGTGCCAATCTCAACACGGATTCGGAACCAGTTCTAAGTTCGAGTATCGTGCGACGAGTGGTCGAGTCCAAGGAATCCGTGCTCTGGGTTCGCGACAATCTCGGCTCTCAGGTATCGCAGAGTATTCTAGATGCGAAGATCACCGCGTGTTTGTGCGCGCCACTGGTTGGTCAGCGAAAGCTCCTCGGCGTCATGCAAGTGGACACGAGGGGCAGGGGAACTCTCTTCTCCAAACAGGACCTCGACCTCTTCACCATCCTCGCTTCGAATGCAGCCTTTGCCGTCGAACGTGCCGAGCTGACAAACCATATCGTCAAAATGTTCGAGAGTTTTGTGGACGCGAGCGTGACCGCAATTGAAGCTCGAGACCAGACGACTGCTGGTCACTCACACCGGGTCTCGGAATACACGATGGAGCTCGCGCGCACGGTCCACGCCAAGAAGGACGGACCGTTCGCCGACATCGAGTTCTCGCCCGAGCAGTTCACCGAATTACGATACGGCACCTTGCTACACGATTTCGGAAAGATCGCAGTTCCAGAAGACGTGCTTCAAAAGCCTACGCGCCTGCGTGACGTTGAAATGGAGGCCATTCGCCACCGTCTCTCCACCGTTAGAGCTCAATCCGAGCGCGCCCTGTGGCAAGCCCTCGCGGAAGGCATGGCTGACGGGCGCATGCAGCCTGAACCATCAAGCCTCGATGATGTGAGGGGCCGCTCCGAAGAAGTCGCGACGGAACTCAAAGACATTTGGACTTTCCTTCAGGATCTCAACACCAAAGGGTTCGTCCCAGATGAAGATCTGGAACGGTTAGGGTCAATCGGTGCTCGTAGCTACGTCAATGAAGACGGCGAGACTCGCCCATTGCTTACGGCACACGAGATCGAGAACCTTTCGATTCGCAAAGGCACGTTGAACGAGACGGAGTGGGTGCAAATCAAGAACCACGCTGTTCAGAGCCAGAGGATTCTCGAGAGAATTCCTTGGAGCGATGACCTCGCAATGGTGCCTTACCTTGGCGGAGCCCATCATGAGAAACTCGACGGGTCCGGTTATCCGCTTGGGTTGAAAGGCGAGTCGCTGAACATCCAATGTCGGATGCTCACGATCGCCGACATTTTTGATGCGTTGACCGCAGCAGACCGGCCTTACAGAAAGGCCGCAAGCGTTGACCGAGCCATCCACATCCTTCGCCTTGAGGCCAAAGACGGAAAGCTCGATTCGGATCTCGTCGAACTCTTTGCCAGCGAAGTAGTCCCCAAGATTACCAATATGATTCCGCTGCAATACGAAGGCGACCCTACGCTTCGCTAG